The following proteins are encoded in a genomic region of Cyclonatronum proteinivorum:
- a CDS encoding RidA family protein gives MSHTIVNTPHAPAALGPYSQATIHNGVLYLSGQIGLVPETGMFAGEDTPAQARQVMKNLKAVLEAGGSSFDKVLRCTIFLSDMADFAEVNAIYGEYFGENPPARETVAVKTLPKHARIEISALAYV, from the coding sequence ATGAGCCATACGATTGTAAACACGCCGCACGCGCCAGCGGCACTGGGACCCTACTCACAGGCAACCATACACAATGGCGTGCTATACCTTTCCGGTCAGATCGGCCTGGTGCCCGAAACCGGGATGTTCGCCGGGGAAGACACACCTGCACAGGCCCGTCAGGTGATGAAGAACCTGAAAGCGGTGCTTGAAGCGGGGGGCAGTTCCTTTGATAAGGTTCTGCGGTGCACCATATTTCTGAGCGATATGGCGGACTTTGCCGAAGTCAATGCCATTTACGGGGAGTACTTCGGGGAAAATCCGCCCGCCCGGGAAACCGTTGCCGTGAAAACCCTTCCGAAGCATGCCAGAATTGAGATCAGTGCCCTTGCTTATGTGTAG